In the Castor canadensis chromosome 1, mCasCan1.hap1v2, whole genome shotgun sequence genome, CAAGAAAGACCTTCCTGAGGACACTTAAGTAACCACCTAAGAagtagtaaaaactgaaaagagaataaaatactaTCTTAACAAGAACTGCTTGTTCATTGCATATTCCTATATGAAAAAATTGCAAGTGAATATAGAGAAAGATACTGTGCTggatatttaaaaagctagaagCAAAGATTGTTAATGTTTTTATCATGAACAAATGTTTAgtgtttgaggaaaaaaatatggttagcttgatttaaaaattacacaGGGTGTGGACATACCAAAATGTCATCTGTATcccaataaatatgtacaatttttgtggttttatatattagttaaaatatattttgatgcattctttcatttaataaaagaaatggcaacttaaaaaatataatttcttgcTGGATTGTGTGTTTTTAGCAAACACACTGCTCATAGGATCAGGGAGAGAATCAATAAGATTAAATTATCTAAGTTGCTTATGAGtttctgaccttttttttttttaactctatggTGACTATATCACCCTTTTAATCTATGTACTATTTTTCACTGCCTCAGAAGTTTTTTATATTCACTGCCTCAGAAGTTTCCATTGGTTGGTTTATTACTATTACATCACAGTGCAATGTAGTTTTTCAGGAAGTGTAGAAATGCACAACTAGCATGGAGTAGTAAGTTTGGATAGGGAGACTATTTCTTTTGGACTGGTGATTTACTGTATGAGAACTTACAAATGCCAATAAAATGGACTAAAACacaatctattttttcttttttgaaccaTGAGGTAGCTTTCTGAATAATATCAGTCATAACATACTGTCCCCAAAAATGTAGATCtaagttttaaataattgatACAAAGACTGTAATATGGAGAAGTTTGTACACAACTCTCATAAACAATACAGTACTGGCTCCATGGTGACCTTCTGGTACCCAAGATCTCTTAATGAGTGGATGCAGATATCTCAAAACCTTAAACTCTACTGGATCTCTGCATGTGGTGTCAGATGAAGGCAGGCAGAAGATAGGGAGGAGGGGTCTATGGGTCAGATCCATAGGTGTTCGATAACTCATCCATACTACATTGTCTTGGACTTAGCTACATGGCAACACCCTCTGGGTACCAGGGTCTCCTTGTGTGTCCAGGAGGAAAAGTAAAATAGGTAAATGcctatataatttctatttttaatgtattttgtgtcTAGGCATCTTTCacttttggaaattttttgaTCCTTATAAGCCCATACAATATTTTGTTTGTGTTGATGTCATTCTCAGCATtaattaggaaataaaatgattatgTCATAATAACATTCTCAAAGATTGTCGTCCCATTCCCTTATTGTGTGAGAAATTACTCAATTCAGATGTTATTTTTGCTTTCCTGAGATGCAATATTTGCCTATATCCATAACTGTGGTCTAGAAGAGGGGACCTAGTGAAGCATTTTTTTCTGGATACATGTCATCATCTCTCTTCAATCACAATTGCCCTGTCTCTTATTGTAGAGTGTTCTTGGCACTGTGCAGTGAAAGAGAAAGGTAGAAACTGGTCCACAAGGCCCTTCTTTGTTATTCTTTCCTAAACTAGGAGCTACAAGGGGCAGGGCATAAACTAACAATGATAAAGGAAGTGGCAACACATCTTTGAGCAAAACTGACATCTGAACCTTTGTGCCTGAGGACCTAAAGAGGTTCATGTGGACAGGTTTTAGGGAGGAGGGCAGTAACAGCACTTCTCCTGGGAAAGGGCTGATGCTGGGGACTGACAATGAGGAAGACAGGTGCTTTTCAGTGTCTTCAGTTGACAGATTCCCACAAGCTCTTTAATGAATAATTGTTCACGTGTGTGGGTtggggaaggagtgtgtgacATATACACCCCCTGCAGTGTGATACGGGAGAAAGTCTTACtttttatgaaaaaacaaaatgaaacttttgTGCTTGCAATTAgtttattgaaatgaaaatatatgtgagGTTTTAAGAACTGTCTTGCTCTTTATAAGTAGAAGGAAAAATTAGCAGAGAAAAGTTATGATTTAGAGCATGATCAGTTGGTTTCTGATCACTCAGTGTAATCCACAAAGCCAAAGATGCTGTGGAAATTTAGTAATTAACGCAGTAAATACTGTCATATattgtgttttgaaaaaaaacaggGACATAATTTAGGTTTTCAACTCTTACTGAAAATCAAAACTTTTCTTCATATTggttttgcatattttaaatgaacatttatCATTCCAGAATGTTTTGAGAGTAAATTCAGATTATGAACTCATGCATTATTGTTAAGAAGATATTAACTGACATCACAGTTAATGCTGTGATGCTGTGTCTGCATCATTTCTCCAAAAGACTCCCTTtccaatatttttcaattttcaagattttaaaaaaacttacCCTATACAATTACTGAAGGTATTAGTAAATGAATACCTAGCAAATTCAACTAGCATCATTTCTCTTTcaacaaagaattcttaaaatagagattaaaaatagtattttcacAAACAGAAGAGTGCAACATTTCTGAATTTCTCTATTgccattaaaaatgagaaatattgaTGACAAACTGAGAATTTCAACTATGACTTAAGTGCATCTGTGTAATACTGGGACTTCATACTGTGAATACTTATTCAAACTCAtgtcttaaataaaaaatatttctatttcccTCAATTGGATATGCTATACAGCTTGTCTTTATGTTTTCTGGTATGTTTCTAAGTTTTCTACCATAAGATTCTTTAAACAGAATAATGGAACCTTGAATAAATGGTAAGAAACATATTAATAATTAGGAAAGTACTCATTCTTGTACAATGGGCTtttgtttctgcctggaagcgaggggataaggaggagagggaaggagtgggaggcagcggggagaaatggcccaaacaatgtatgcacgtatgaataaatgaataaaaaaagggctggtggaatggctcaaggtgtagaccctgagttcaaaccccagtattacaaaaaaaaagttcagtatcAAGCTCTAAATTTCAACTGTGACTCAAGTGACTTAACAATTCCAGTTATATTAACGATGAAAAGAGTATTGAGAGAATGGGATTCAAGCATTTCAGAAGTTATTCTTTGTCTTGCTTAATGTCTTTGGAAGGCCATTAGCTCTTTGTTAAATTGTTATGTTATTCAGTTCTTACACTATTCTGAGATTTGGATAAAGATTCTGACTTGACTGTTGTGTAATAATGAATGAAGTTTTGTGAATGCTACAAATTATTTGTGCCCaaaagataaacaacttaaattaaaaacaaaaaaatccatctcaCAAGTTATTTTCAAATCCACAATCTATTCTACTCTTTTCATGGTTGCTAAAAGAAAGGCTCCAAGATTTGCAAACATGTATGCTAACAAATTTGATTGATGAGACATgtttataaaattctttaaattaaGTACATATGATATTTCTCCAATGATATTTTGGGATTCTGCCAAAAGAAGTTTTTATGACttagaatttttacttttttcttctttttgttgcaGAAATGATGTCTTCTTGTGAGGCTTGGTTTTTCCCTCTTtggtagaaagagagaggaaagagagagagagagagagagagagagagagaagaggaactgAGGACTGAGGGAAATTTCTTCAGAGGATTTCTTGTCTCCTTAGTAATTACTGAAGATTCTCAAAATAAGGTGCTTGACACCTTAGAAAGCTTTCTTAAAGAACAAGGCAATAGACTCATTTACATAATTAAATTACATGATCGTTTTCTAAGCATGTACACCAATTGCATTTCCATAAGTAGTAATCACAGAGCATGCATCCTTTTAGTCAACTATGCTACAAAGTACAAAAAAAGTAACCAAAATTACCATTATCAGTTGCACATTGGCCAGGGTTGCATTTGTCTGGTTGAGAAAACATTGTTTGATTTGTCCCACAGCATCTCTGGTGAAGTAATAATAGACAAAAGGCTTTATAATTTCTTGATACTGACTCAAGGACACTGTAGGATTGATGGTGTTAGAAGTGTTATTCCCAAACGGTGATCAAAGAAACATTCTGGGGTTgttcagcaaggcaaaaagaaaagttttacttctgcagaagggtgcaacCACAGACAGATAGGCAGAACACACCTGGGTGGGAAGTCCACACAGGTTATGTTTCTGACGCATTTCCCTGTCCTTCGTGAGGAATGGTCCATGATTGGGCTCACAACACTCCATGGGTAGCTGTTGTTTAGGGTAAGGGCAAGGTTTTTCCAATGCAGAAACATTTTACAATTCAGTGAGAGAGTGATTACTTATAGTTTACAGTTCAGAAAGGGAGTGATTTCTCAAGATCCCTTGCAGGGACAGGGGCTGCCATTTTATAATTCAGTGAGAGAGTGATTACTCATAGTTTGAGgaatataaactgaaaaaaagataataatggtTTGATTAGGCTACAAAAAAGACAGgtcaagcagtttgagattagggcATCTGGCCGTAAACATCTCTTTGACCACAAGAACCTTGCAGGTTCGAAAAGCATGTAGGTGGAAATTTGGGGAGGTTAGCTGGCATCTATACAATAATAGTTatacattaactcctttgacagaaaagacctgacttcAGTTGATTCTCACAATTGTCTGTACAATTATGTTCTCCAGAAGTTTGCAGCCACAACCTGTGAAGACACATGGGAACATGAGCTCATTACCAGTGAGTGGTATGAACAATGGTAATGTTTTGGGGGAATACCTCTTGAAAAAAATATTCTAGGTCTGAATGGAGATCCATGTTTAGAAAGGTTATGGGCATGGTCCAGACTTTTCAGTTCTAGGACCTAAAATTCAGGGTCTGAGATGCCTTTTGGACTTGCTAATTCATCCTTTGTCATGCAAGCCTAGTGAAACTGAAAACTGAATCTTTGTCTTAAATGAACACTCAATAAATGAGACGTGCTGACTTGTTGGGTTGTATTAAACATtatttgatcttatttttttcaaagtcatTTCACATGTTTTTACTCCTATTGAGAATATGACATAGGATTCTCAATTATCCTATAAATATTGGATTTAGTATAATATCCATTAGCTGCCTCAGCTCTCACTATAAACTTTATGAGCCAACATGCAATGTATAACGGGACTACTTGTATTTGAGGTGACCTCTTGTGACCAACTTATGAGGGAGATAGAGCTCAAGGTTTGGATTCACATCAGCTGTTTTTACTCTTGAATCTGGAATTTTTTACTTAATTGATTGAGCACCTTACCTTTTTGACAATGTTCCCTGACATCAGAAACAAGTAAGGTAGGTAATATAAATAAGCTTTGTAAACTATACAAATACATTAGATATGAGACATCCATGTTGAAGACTTTGTGGCTGGCAGAGCATTTTCTTACAACATTATTACAAAGGGACTCCAGAGGTCATGAGTTCTTCTTCCCATCAACATTTAACATTAAggactggaagaaaataaaggCTTCTTGAAAGGTTCAAATCAAGTGTGCAAATGCTGTTTTATGGCACCCAGTACTTTGTTGCTGGGTCATACTCTGAAGACTGGGCCTTCTCTTCAGGAAACTTTCCGTTTCTGTTCTGGAAACACACATGGCTCCAATGACCCAGGTAAGCATGTCATTCTTATCTTTCTCTGGCTTGATGGAAATATGTAATTCTAATATTTGATCCGAGGACATCCTGGATTTTATGGTAGCTGTGACCATGGTGTAATACTCTGAATGGCAATGGCAGAATTACTATGCGCAGCTCCAGTGCAGGAATAACCATTATGAGGATCAGCTTCTTTGATTACCTGTATTTGTGGTGATTTTTGAGAGAATTACAACCAGGTTCCTTATAATGAAGTTGTCCTCATTATAAGGGCTTGGGAATTGGGACATGGTCCCTTGAGTACAAGGTAAACAGTCTGTGGTCTGTTTTCATGTACAAAACTCACCTGCATAACAGCAAAGGAGGATGGCCGTCAGCATGAGGAAAACCACTAACTTCATTTTGAGGCAACTCTTGTTGGCTGTTCTTTTGTATATGAACAGGATCAAGAAATTCTCTGTGGAGGTGAGCACAGAGTCCTGCTCTATTTTTTCCTCAAGGAGTCAGGTTAGTCCCGTCCACAAAATGAGAATATGAATCACAAGATCAGCGTGGCATTCCACCAGGAAAAACCATAGCAAGCACACCTGTGATTTGTTGTAAAATACGAGTGCACAGATTTTTTGACTCTACATTTTGGAGGAACCACTCTAGGGAAACATGGCTatagattattttttataattatggtGGTGTCCTGTTTGTCCACATCTCCCTCTTCATTTACATTCtgattttcctcttcctttccctttctcctcctcctccttcttcctcctcctccttggtctttcttctcctctttattcctcttcctcctctttcttgatCCAACTTCTCTTTTCtatgttttcccttttatccttcttcctctttcattttttttcttgttcatacTTCTTTTGCTTCAAATTGCAAAGGGCTTCATTTCCATTCTTACTGTTTTTGATGGTTTCTGTGCAGAGCAAAATGCTAGATCACACACCTACTCTGTGTGCTTTCCTTTCCCAATCTCACTGTTTTCTGaaagtttcttttaatttgtaaGAAAGTTATCAATTGCCAACATTGTTACTAGGTATTCTGATAAggttattctatttattttttatttttaaatttcttttattcatatgtgcatacaatgtttgggtcatttctcccccctctccctccctctcccaccctaccccttcactaccaggcagaaactattttgcccttatctctaattttgttgaagagagagtataagaaataataggaaggaccaagggtttttgctagttgagataaggatagctatacagggagtttactcacattgctttcctgtgcatatgtgttacattctaaattaattcttctcaaactaaccttttctctagttcctggtccccttctcctattgacctctgtcatgtaaaagtttctgcattagttcctttgcactgaggacatcaaatgctatcttgtttttttttttttttggtttcttgcccATGGTAggattattttaaataagcaatttCCCTAAACTCATTCATaaatttttaaactgattttcttttgtctttggtaTTGTGTCAGGTATTTCCTTCAGCTGATTGAAAGAATGATGTACTTAGAGTAGCTCATGAGTGCTCAGGGAAGACAGAGCTGATAATAGATTCATCAATTTTGGAATGTGTATTAAGATCCAGGAGGCAGGGCTTGGAGGtttagttcaagtggtagaggatctGCCTAGCAAGATTCATGAGGCAAATGTGTCATGACTTGTCCTTGACCAAGTTACAGTTCTGGTCTCTCAGCACTTCCTGAAATGAGGGAAAGGGACCAAGAAGACAGAAACTCTTCCCATTGGGGGTGTtctcttctccacctggaaattcCCAGGGTACCTGAAAGGACTGGGATGCTGCATCTCCACTCTGTAAGCCTGCTGGGTCATATACCTTCAAGGTTTGCAGCTGTTTAACCTCAGCTCCAATTGTCTACAGGGCATAAATAAAGACTGTGAGTTACAGTGTCTGTGTTCACCTCCTATCTGCACTCATCGCTCACTGTATCCGATTCAATGGGAAACAATGTTCTGTGTctcttttaaaaagggaaaatttacATAGTTCTTCAGAGGCATAAATGAGCTAAAGTGTGCAAAGTCCTTATGCAAGTTCTTGGCACACAgtgggtactcaataaatgtcaaTTGTTACCTATTTTTCACATAATTCAGAAAAGTGTTCATGAGAAATCTGTATGATCGCCTGGACTAGTATGATTGACAAACCAAGCATTCTGATGCTGCAGACCGCTCTCTACGCAATTTGTCTCCATAGCTTGGACCACAGGGAAGCCACAAAATGGCTCAGATGGACCCTCTGTGCCCAAGACTCCACTGGTGTGTTATTTAATCTCTGGATTGATTACTGTGCAAATCTCACAGTTTTCTGCTCCAGAGTGTTGCTCCTGTGGACTTCCCTCCTCCCTACCTTGCCTAAATCATGGTTGTTTGAAACACCTTACTCATTCCTTCAACCACCTTAAAGAGAGCCACCTCTGGGCTCCTGCATCTCTGGGAATCTCCTGTTCACAGGACACTATGGCTGTGTCATACTACACAGATGTGACAGGTTTTGTTATTAGTAACtatctgtcattcttttcttttcctcttcccttagtTGACCATAACaatccaacttttaaaaaatgttctggaAGGAAGATCTAAgatggcgactgggacacagctgcaaaccaggtgagcttcatgaaccagggactttgctgagacgctggagacacacttggctgaggtaaagcacagggagagccaaaactttggcactctgaacccctagctcgtggAAGGCTCCTCTATGCCACAATTTATTAAAAGAACAGCCAGCACTGcacacaaagccccacctcaTAGGCCCATGGCAGGCCttgggatctctgatcctctgGCCCCGCTCCTCAGCCCCACCAGGGCAGTGCTCCACAGTCCTGCCGGATCTCACCCAAACTCCCACCCTTCAGGCCCACACCCCTCAGGTCTGCCAGGCCAGTGATCCACAGGCATGCACAATCTCCTCTGGTACTGCAACCCTCAGGCCTACATAGGCCTGCACCATCTCTGCTGGACCGTGCCCCTCAGACCTGCTAAGCTGGCACTCCACAGGCCCGCAAGACCTCCGCCATGCTGCGCCACTCAGGTAcaccaggcccatgctccaaaggcctgctagGTTGCCTCAATGACAGGCCTCCACCTGCAAGCtcgtgggaccccacccaccgcCACccgccacaggagggctccaagcCTGCCTGGGAGACACAGACGGGTCTAGATGCTAAAGATGTAACAGCAGAACTACTGAGACTGAAATTACACTGTTCCTgtactggtgattttttttttaatttgatgtttttctttgttctttttattttttaataattttacttcttattttttatttattatttatttatttatttttggcttccTTTAAAGGTTGGCTGTTTGGTTTGCtctttgattgtccaccatctctccctgctgttttccttggttctctctctctttttttccttctatttctctttgtttctcctttttccttggttttgttagtttcactattgtaacttagctaacactaaattacacacagtctagggacagaaatggtaccaagtggaaatatggcAAGATGAAAAAGGGGTGGAAACCATTctaccccccaaaataaattagtacaggattcagagggaaatgaagaaaacagatactcagatccagattccaacaaaacaaagataaactatgccaaagaacccaatggaacccataagaacaacctgaaagaagaaatcctgcaaataatcactgagaatttcatggagatgttcctagacatggtcaactaaaacatacaagaggcactcaagaaattctaaaagaacaaaaataaagaatatgagaagacacaaaaacaaataaatgaactcataagagcactaaataaaaaccaaactgaaacagaaaataccacaaatagagagatgaatgaattaaggatgaaaattgacaacattaaagaggaagtgacccatgaaatggaaaacctcagaaaaaagaatgaaacagaaatacaaaacaaaatggaaggccattccatcagaatagaacaaacagaagacagaatctcagaacttgaagataaaatggtaattaaagaaaaaactgaagaactattagtcaaataactcaagacctgtgaaaagaatatgcaagaactcactgactccattaaaagaccaaacctgagaatcatgggaagaaggagaagagatgcaagcaaaagcaatatgtaatatattcaacaaaataataacagaagattcatagataaatgggacttcataaaactaaaaagcttctgctcaacaaaaaaatggtctctaaactgaagaaaacacccacagagtgggagaaaatatttgccagctacacatcagacaaaggactgatagccagaatatatagggaacttaaaaatctaaattctcccaaaactaaacaccagtaaagaaatgggcaagtgaactaaacagaactttctcaaaagaagaaattcaaatggccagaaaacacatgaaaaaatgctcacaatctctagcaataaaggaaatgcaaattaaaaccacactaaaattccacctcagccctgttagaatagccatcactagcaacaccaccaccaccaggtattggtgaggatgcagggaaaaaggaaccctcttacactgttggtgggaatgtaaactagtacaaccactctggaaaaaaatttggaggctacttaaaaagctaaacattgatctaccatttgatccagcaatacccctcttggggatatacccaaaagactgtgacacaggttactccagaggcacctgcacacccatgtttattgcagcactattcacaatagccaagttatggaaacagccaagatgccccactactgacgaatggatcaagaaaatgtggtatctatacacagtggaattttatgcagccatgaagaagaacgaaatgttatcattcactggtaaatggatggaattggagaacatcattctgagtgaggttagcctggcccaaaagactaaaaatcgtatgttctttctcatatgtggacattagatcaagggcaaacacagcaagggggttggactttgagcacatggtaaaagcaagagcacacaagggaggtgtgaggataggtaagacacctaaaaacttagctagcatttgttgccctcaacacagagaaactaaagcagataccttaaaagcaactgagaccaatagaagaaggggaccaggaactagagaaaaggttagatcaaaaagaattaacctagaaggtaacacacatgcacaggaaagaaa is a window encoding:
- the LOC141419924 gene encoding mammaglobin-A-like produces the protein MKLVVFLMLTAILLCCYAGCGCKLLENIIVQTISPFGNNTSNTINPTVSLSQYQEIIKPFVYYYFTRDAVGQIKQCFLNQTNATLANVQLIMKAF